One window of Aspergillus oryzae RIB40 DNA, chromosome 3 genomic DNA carries:
- a CDS encoding uncharacterized protein (predicted protein) gives MASIASRSSLFESPLVPRSPQQWKGALQGVKLLYIQRQYKQCAARATELLEKAREPLHPVYKTYLYFYSAVCYEEMGRAAHKYSSTKVPLLQGALDRFDICSTVLPSPIPVSSRTSEGSDFPSLGESSSPSEFSNSPSPISSLVTSITDIIDRTIQWKEEDPFISDSDSCSDTDIVVVNKIADDIANHLLVPPPLTFRKSSDEILPLTAVTHDPGHTAARSERPDRARLPPPLPIKIVPRTASGKYKRTVDSPLNNRDSRLCTDDLLIDLSQKKSEPATPHYSDSIRRYNSSIRSLRSQIDSSMNSIHVLIDEVEEKQHTRKMAKTIKRSASFWSFSPIKGGDGCWEKAEVPKRSPGKETKQERIERLGNEGWKTVGLRSAARGWKGGEYYKAYCSSILDELYLES, from the exons ATGGCTTCAATCGCCAGCAGGTCATCTCTCTTCGAGTCGCCGTTAGTTCCTAGATCACCTCAGCAGTGGAAGGGCGCTCTACAGGGCGTCAAGCTTCTGTATATCCAGCGCCAGTACAAACAATGTGCTGCCCGAGCCACGGAGCTGCTTGAGAAAGCAAGAGAACCA CTGCATCCCGTCTACAAGACATATCTCTACTTCTACAGCGCAGTTTGCTACGAGGAGATGGGGCGAGCCGCTCACAAGTACTCCAGCACCAAGGTTCCATTGTTGCAAGGCGCGTTAGACCGGTTTGACATCTGCAGCACAGTTTTGCCCTCTCCCATACCAGTATCAAGCCGTACTTCGGAGGGGTCGGACTTCCCCTCGCTGGGAGAATCCTCTTCGCCTTCTGAGTTTTCAAACAGTCCATCACCCATATCTAGCCTTGTGACCAGCATCACAGATATCATCGACAGAACCATTCagtggaaagaagaggacccGTTCATCTCGGACAGTGATTCCTGTTCAGATACGGACATTGTGGTCGTGAACAAAATTGCCGATGACATAGCAAATCACCTTcttgttcctcctccatTGACTTTCAGGAAGTCTTCAGATGAGATTCTCCCACTTACGGCAGTCACCCATGATCCAGGCCACACTGCAGCTCGGAGCGAGAGACCAGACCGAGCTCGTTTGCCTCCTCCACTGCCTATAAAGATTGTCCCTCGTACAGCCTCAGGCAAATACAAGAGAACGGTTGATTCACCCCTAAACAACAGAGATTCCCGACTATGCACAGATGACTTACTCATCGATCTAAGCCAAAAGAAGAGTGAACCTGCGACCCCACACTACAGTGATTCCATCAGGCGCTACAATAGTAGTATCCGATCTCTGCGGTCTCAAATCGACTCGAGCATGAACTCAATTCATGTGCTGATTGATGAAGTCGAAGAGAAGCAGCATACCCGCAAAATGGCCAAGACTATCAAGCGATCGGCATCTTTCTGGAGTTTCAGTCCTATCAaaggtggtgatggatgCTGGGAGAAAGCTGAAGTTCCGAAACGTTCCCCGGGCAAAGAGACTAAGCAGGAGAGAATTGAACGACTAGGCAATGAAGGATGGAAGACTGTGGGACTGCGATCTGCAGCGCGAggatggaaaggaggagagTACTACAAGGCCTATTGCAGTTCTATTTTGGATGAGCTTTACTTGGAGTCGTGA
- a CDS encoding endonuclease/exonuclease/phosphatase family protein (predicted protein) — MTQRPISIFKRLQALSPKGSIMPDMPDPQPYYSYNHTTQTWSPVETDSTVEPTTTTTTTTTINTNTTPLKTFTLTTWNIDFQQPCKAERTQAGLNYLSTVLLKPSDDKNNDVTPINIIFLQEMVPNDLTIIQQTKWIQDHFFITDLNHTQWRGSYGTTTLIDRRCHVQRVFRVPYSTSRMQRDGLFVDLDCQEGGETGGTLRLCNTHLESLLSNPPIRPMQLHLASQFMHGSGPGETDLPTPHAAILAGDLNAFAPEDLTAPNECALRDAFLVLGGKDGTEESFTWGQQIPNWLREKFGCSRMDKVLFCGGLEVERLERIGAGEMVWIEYPDVSDEETEDEKGEEVWITDHLGLCADFRITRLGGE, encoded by the exons ATGACCCAACGGccaatctccatcttcaagcgCCTCCAAGCgctatctccaaaaggctcCATCATGCCCGATATGCCAGACCCACAACCGTACTACAGCTACAACCACACTACCCAGACATGGAGCCCGGTTGAAACAGACTCCACCGTGGAACCCACAACCACAACTACAACTACAACTACAATAAACACCAACACAACTCCTCTCAAAACCTTCACCCTAACAACCTGGAATATCGACTTTCAGCAGCCCTGCAAAGCAGAACGGACTCAAGCTGGCCTAAACTATCTTTCAACAGTCCTCCTCAAACCCAGCGATGACAAAAATAACGACGTTACACCAATAAATATAATTTTCCTTCAAGAAATGGTCCCCAACGATCTAACCATCATCCAACAAACAAAATGGATACAGGATCACTTCTTCATTACCGATTTGAACCATACACAGTGGAGAGGGTCCTACGGAACGACGACACTGATAGATAGACGGTGTCATGTACAGCGGGTTTTTAGGGTCCCGTATTCGACGTCTAGAATGCAGAGAGACGGGCTTTTCGTGGATTTGGATTGtcaagagggaggagaaactGGTG GAACCCTTCGTCTCTGCAACACCCACCTCGAAAGTCTCCTCTCCAACCCCCCAATCAGACCGATGCAACTCCATCTCGCTTCGCAGTTCATGCATGGGTCTGGACCAGGAGAGACAGACTTACCCACTCCGCACGCGGCCATATTAGCCGGTGACCTCAATGCCTTCGCGCCTGAGGATCTCACCGCGCCGAATGAGTGTGCGCTCCGCGATGCGTTTCTGGTTCTTGGTGGGAAGGATGGCACGGAGGAGAGCTTCACGTGGGGTCAGCAGATTCCCAATTGGTTAAGGGAGAAGTTTGGATGTTCTCGTATGGACAAGGTTCTGTTTTGtggtgggttggaggtggagaggcTGGAGAGGATTGGAGCTGGTGAAATGGTTTGGATCGAATATCCGGATGTGAGCGATGAGGAgaccgaggatgagaaaggGGAGGAAGTGTGGATTACCGATCATTTGGGATTGTGTGCTGACTTTAGAATTACGAGATTGGGGGGAGAGTAG